In Triticum aestivum cultivar Chinese Spring chromosome 5B, IWGSC CS RefSeq v2.1, whole genome shotgun sequence, the following proteins share a genomic window:
- the LOC123115514 gene encoding probable 3-beta-hydroxysteroid-Delta(8),Delta(7)-isomerase, producing MAAIGGHPYWPSDLELPGFVPQQLSPLQLVVPLIGTSLLVIAVVWLVSGHVLSTARSGKLSKADRLLMCWWAITGLTHLIIEASLLFTPNYLTKENPSFFDEIWKEYSKADSRHATGDTTTTAVEVIAVFLQGPLSLLAVYAIASRKSYNYILQFSVSMSHLYSMLIFYITAYLDGMNFCASPFYFWTYFVGANSPWVVIPTLIAIRSWKLISQASQSCKVNQD from the exons ATGGCGGCGATAGGCGGCCACCCTTACTGGCCAAGTGACCTGGAGCTCCCCGGTTTCGTGCCACAGCAGCTTTCACCTCTCCAACTCGTGGTGCCCCTCATAGGCACTTCCCTCTTGGTCATCGCGGTGGTCTGGCTTGTCTCCGGCCATGTCCTCAGTACTG CGAGATCCGGCAAATTATCCAAGGCCGACCGTTTGCTCATGTGCTGGTGGGCAATCACTGGGTTGACGCACCTAATCATTGAAGCATCCTTGCTCTTCACCCCCAATTACCTTACCAAGGAAAATCCCAGTTTTTTTGATGAAATAT GGAAAGAGTACAGCAAGGCTGACTCCAGACATGCCACCGGGGACACCACAACCACCGCGGTCGAAGTCATTGCGGTTTTTCTACAAGGCCCTTTATCACTTCTTGCTGT TTACGCTATTGCTTCCAGAAAGTCCTACAACTACATTCTACAGTTTAGTGTATCTATGAGCCACCTCTACTCAATGTTGATTTTCTACATTACCGCCTACTTAGACGGCATGAACTTCTGCGCCAGTCCATTCTACTTCTGGACATATTTTGTTGGTGCAAACTCCCCATGGGTTGTGATTCCAACGCTGATAGCAATAAGGAGCTGGAAGTTGATAAGCCAGGCATCTCAGTCTTGCAAGGTGAATCAAGACTAA